A stretch of Aythya fuligula isolate bAytFul2 chromosome 1, bAytFul2.pri, whole genome shotgun sequence DNA encodes these proteins:
- the LOC116502380 gene encoding 2-oxoglutarate receptor 1-like: protein MNTTGENLASPTSWQPTTGDFPNCTDVEASLKTLYLPIMYSIVFLVGFPGNVIAICVYSFKMRPWKSSTIIMMNLALTDLLYLTSLPFLIHYYASGEHWIFGEFMCKFIRFGFHFNLYSSILFLTCFSIFRYMVIVHPMKFFHVQRKRWTAVACAAIWMISLAAVIPVNFLISSKEEENRSLCLDLTSSENLGTIRWYNWLLTSLAFFLPLLTVTLCYAFIICTLATGLQARAGYKQKARRLAVVLLVVFYVCFLPFHVFRIARLELRLCMAKCHVEKQIHAAYIISRPLAALNTCGNLLLYVVIGGAFQQAILSLSRCKWRKYIQRPGSNNYTNKSEINLRL from the coding sequence atgaaCACAACTGGTGAAAACTTAGCCAGCCCCACCTCCTGGCAGCCCACTACAGGTGATTTTCCCAACTGCACTGACGTGGAAGCTAGTCTGAAGACTTTGTACCTCCCCATTATGTACAGCATCGTCTTCCTGGTGGGCTTTCCAGGAAATGTCATTGCCATCTGTGTTTACAGCTTCAAGATGAGGCCTTGGAAGAGCAGCACCATCATCATGATGAACCTGGCACTCACAGACCTGCTGTACCTAACCAGCCTCCCCTTCCTCATACACTACTACGCCAGCGGGGAGCACTGGATCTTTGGTGAATTCATGTGCAAGTTCATCCGCTTCGGCTTCCACTTCAACCTGTACAGTAGCATCCTCTTCCTCACGTGCTTCAGCATCTTCCGCTACATGGTGATTGTCCACCCGATGAAGTTCTTCCATGTCCAAAGGAAGCGTTGGACAGCGGTGGCCTGTGCAGCCATTTGGATGATCTCACTGGCAGCTGTCATCCCCGTCAACTTCTTGATCTCCtcaaaagaggaggaaaacaggTCCTTATGCCTTGACCTTACCAGCTCTGAAAACCTGGGCACAATCCGGTGGTATAACTGGCTGCTGACCAGCCTAGCCTTCTTCTTGCCCCTGCTGACGGTGACTCTGTGCTATGCGTTCATTATTTGCACCTTGGCCACCGGGCTCCAGGCACGGGCTGGCTACAAACAGAAGGCTCGCCGGCTCGCCGTTGTCCTCTTGGTGGTCTTCTATGTGTGCTTCCTCCCCTTCCATGTTTTTCGGATAGCTCGGCTTGAACTGCGGCTTTGTATGGCCAAGTGCCACGTGGAGAAGCAAATCCATGCCGCCTATATCATCTCCCGGCCACTGGCTGCTCTCAACACTTGTGGTAACCTTCTCCTTTACGTCGTGATCGGAGGTGCCTTCCAGCAGGCCATCCTCTCTCTTTCAAGGTGCAAGTGGAGAAAATACATCCAGCGACCCGGCAGCAACAATTACACGAACAAGTCGGAAATAAACTTAAGGTTATGA
- the LOC116502378 gene encoding 2-oxoglutarate receptor 1-like produces MAPEGTDNFTALAGHADSLTSCKDEDFLQVKSYLSVLYSLIFLVCFPGNIMAIFIYFVKMRPWKSSTIIMLNLAITDLLYVATLPFFIHYSANGNNWIFGDFMCKFIHFGFYFNMYSGIIFLSCFSIFRFFVVVHPIRCVFVQKRRWAVVTCIVVWMISLVAISPLGILITTKHMENRTICPDLSSAEDFDTTRWYNWLLTMFGFFLPLLTVTLCYVLIIYTLATGPHTQTCYKQKARRLAIVLLVVFYVCFLPFHIFRGIRIELRVRAASCHFKNMILFMLILAKPLAALNTFGNLLLYVVTGDNFQQAILSLLKFWTHKNLK; encoded by the coding sequence ATGGCACCTGAAGGCACAGACAATTTTACTGCTCTGGCAGGCCACGCAGACTCTTTGACAAGCTGCAAGGATGAAGATTTCTTACAGGTGAAATCGTACCTCTCTGTCCTTTACAGCCTAATCTTCCTGGTGTGCTTCCCAGGGAACATTATggccatttttatttattttgtcaagaTGAGGCCCTGGAAAAGCAGCACCATCATTATGCTAAACCTGGCAATCACTGACCTACTGTATGTAGCTACGCTTCCTTTCTTTATACACTACTCTGCTAATGGAAATAACTGGATTTTTGGAGACTTCATGTGCAAGTTTATTCACTTTGGTTTCTACTTCAACATGTACAGTGGTATCATCTTCCTGAGCTGCTTCAGCATCTTCCGCTTTTTTGTAGTCGTCCACCCAATTAGATGCGTTTTTGTTCAAAAACGGAGATGGGCAGTGGTGACCTGCATAGTAGTATGGATGATTTCCCTGGTAGCCATCAGCCCCTTGGGCATCTTGATCACCACAAAGCACATGGAGAACAGGACCATCTGCCCAGACCTGTCTTCTGCTGAGGACTTTGACACTACTCGATGGTATAACTGGCTGCTGACGATGTTTGGCTTCTTCTTGCCCCTGCTGACGGTGACTCTGTGCTATGTGCTCATTATTTACACCTTGGCTACTGGGCCCCACACGCAGACTTGCTATAAGCAGAAGGCTCGCAGACTCGCCATCGTCCTCTTGGTGGTCTTCTACGTGTGCTTCCTCCCCTTCCACATCTTTCGGGGGATTCGGATAGAGCTCCGAGTGCGAGCAGCTAGCTGCCACTTCAAGAACATGATCCTTTTCATGCTTATTCTAGCTAAACCTTTAGCAGCGTTAAATACATTTGGAAACTTACTGCTCTATGTGGTGACAGGAGACAACTTCCAGCAGGCGATCCTCTCACTCCTCAAGTTTTGGACACATAAGAACTTGAAATAG